A region from the Sutcliffiella horikoshii genome encodes:
- the jag gene encoding RNA-binding cell elongation regulator Jag/EloR: MKEITATGPTVEEAVQSALAQLNTSKDRAEITIVDEGKKGLFGLFGSKPSVVTVKLKQDPIEESTNFLKKVLTEMNIVAELDVKVEGRNISISISGEKTALIIGKRGQTLNSLQYLTQIVANRYSNQYLNVVIDAEGYREKRRETLEQLAERLAQKALKTKQDVHLEPMPSFERKVMHSIISAYPEVETYSVGKEPNRSLVITTKKNKVAKR; this comes from the coding sequence GAAATAACTGCAACTGGTCCAACAGTCGAGGAAGCTGTCCAATCTGCTTTAGCTCAACTAAACACATCAAAAGACCGTGCAGAAATTACTATCGTTGACGAAGGCAAGAAAGGTCTCTTCGGATTGTTTGGCTCAAAACCTAGTGTTGTAACCGTCAAATTGAAGCAAGACCCGATCGAAGAATCAACGAATTTCTTGAAAAAAGTTCTTACTGAAATGAATATTGTCGCAGAACTTGATGTAAAAGTAGAAGGTAGGAATATCTCCATCAGCATCAGTGGCGAAAAAACAGCTTTAATTATCGGAAAAAGGGGACAAACCCTTAATTCCCTTCAATATTTAACGCAAATTGTCGCAAACCGCTATTCCAATCAATATCTAAATGTCGTCATCGACGCAGAAGGATACCGCGAGAAACGCCGGGAAACCTTGGAACAGCTTGCAGAGCGGCTTGCACAAAAAGCATTAAAAACAAAACAGGATGTCCATCTTGAACCGATGCCTTCTTTTGAACGCAAAGTGATGCACTCGATCATCTCTGCCTACCCGGAAGTAGAAACCTACTCCGTAGGAAAAGAACCGAACCGCTCCCTTGTGATCACAACAAAAAAGAACAAAGTCGCAAAAAGATAA